The proteins below are encoded in one region of Syntrophorhabdaceae bacterium:
- a CDS encoding CusA/CzcA family heavy metal efflux RND transporter has protein sequence MQGIVDFVLKQRLPVLLGVVFLVVAGLFCYKTISIDAFPDVTNVQVQIISQSPGMSPLETEKFVTAPIELQMSGLTGLKETRSISKYGLSLVTLVFEDKIDIYFARQLVLERLIEVREKLPKGVEPTFGPISTGLGEVYQYTLEGGGKSSMELRTLQDWVVKKILKTVPGVIDVNSHGGDVKEYHVIVSPEKLIKYNLSLRQIFEAVARNNANASGSYLNMGGERYIIRGLGLLKNLEDIGDIVVASSRGTPIFVKDIAELKLGPALTLGAAVKNGHDAVTGIVLLVKGGNSMNVVAKVKEKIKEINKTLPDGVRAIPYYDRAELVKRVLSTITKALAEGSILVVIVLFIFLGSVRTALVVTLSLPLTVLCTFVFMRQWGLTANLMSLGGLAIAIGMIVDGAVVIVENVYRQLSERKGESRVHIVAEASKEVVRPVFFGILIITIVFLPLFSLTDVEGKMFIPLALTVVMALVSSLIVSFVFVPVFSLFILKPGKEEDTKFLATIKRRFRPILEWALLNRKKVTAISCGLLAASLCLLPFIGREFMPTMQEGSLVIQPIRFPSVSLEESVEIEKRFQKVLFSFPEVDSVVSRIGAGGIATDPQGPEISDPIITLKPRSQWKTAKTQDGLIAKMRERLEGSMPGMTFNFTQPIALRVDELISGVKSQLAIKIYGDDLDVLKKNAEDMARIMSSIQGTMDLRVEQVSGQPYLHIDFDRKATARFGINISDVQEIIETAVRGGQPTELFDGDKRFAVKIRFPQENRANAESIGTLLVPVQE, from the coding sequence ATGCAGGGTATTGTCGACTTCGTATTGAAACAGAGGCTTCCGGTGCTCCTCGGAGTCGTCTTTTTGGTTGTGGCGGGCCTTTTCTGCTATAAGACGATCTCCATTGACGCCTTTCCCGATGTGACCAATGTCCAGGTCCAGATCATCTCCCAATCACCGGGCATGTCGCCCCTCGAAACCGAGAAGTTTGTGACCGCCCCCATCGAGCTTCAGATGAGCGGTCTCACGGGGTTGAAGGAAACGAGATCTATATCGAAATACGGCCTATCCCTGGTCACCCTCGTCTTTGAAGACAAGATCGATATCTATTTCGCCCGACAACTTGTCTTGGAGCGTCTGATCGAAGTGAGGGAGAAGCTCCCCAAAGGCGTGGAGCCGACCTTCGGCCCCATCTCGACTGGCCTCGGCGAAGTGTATCAGTATACCCTCGAAGGGGGAGGAAAGAGTTCGATGGAGCTCAGGACGCTCCAGGACTGGGTGGTGAAGAAGATTCTCAAGACCGTGCCCGGAGTGATTGACGTAAATTCCCACGGCGGGGACGTCAAGGAATATCATGTAATTGTGAGCCCCGAAAAGCTTATCAAGTACAATCTCTCCCTTCGGCAGATCTTCGAAGCGGTGGCGCGCAATAATGCAAATGCAAGCGGCAGCTACCTGAATATGGGCGGCGAAAGGTATATCATCAGGGGCCTGGGGCTTCTTAAAAATCTGGAAGACATAGGCGACATAGTGGTAGCCTCCTCCCGCGGCACGCCCATTTTCGTGAAGGATATTGCCGAGTTGAAACTCGGACCAGCTCTCACGCTCGGCGCGGCGGTGAAGAACGGGCACGATGCAGTGACGGGAATCGTTCTCCTCGTGAAGGGCGGCAATTCCATGAACGTGGTTGCAAAGGTTAAAGAAAAGATCAAAGAGATAAATAAAACACTGCCCGATGGTGTCCGGGCCATACCATACTACGACCGGGCCGAACTGGTAAAACGCGTGCTCTCTACCATTACAAAAGCCCTGGCGGAAGGCTCCATTCTCGTCGTTATAGTGCTCTTTATATTCCTGGGTAGCGTGAGGACAGCCCTCGTGGTCACCTTGTCATTACCTCTTACCGTGCTCTGCACCTTCGTCTTTATGAGGCAATGGGGCCTTACCGCGAACCTTATGTCCTTGGGCGGACTGGCCATAGCCATAGGCATGATCGTTGACGGCGCGGTGGTTATCGTAGAAAACGTCTACCGCCAGCTTTCGGAGAGGAAGGGGGAGTCCCGCGTACACATTGTAGCGGAAGCATCGAAAGAAGTAGTGCGTCCCGTCTTCTTCGGGATACTCATTATCACCATCGTCTTCCTGCCCCTCTTCTCCCTCACCGACGTGGAGGGGAAGATGTTCATTCCCCTGGCCCTCACGGTAGTAATGGCTCTTGTGAGTTCCCTCATCGTCTCATTCGTATTTGTACCCGTATTCTCTCTCTTCATACTGAAACCGGGCAAAGAGGAGGACACGAAGTTCCTTGCTACAATAAAGAGGAGGTTCAGGCCCATACTCGAGTGGGCCCTCCTTAACCGGAAGAAAGTCACGGCCATCTCCTGTGGTCTGCTTGCAGCGAGTCTCTGTCTTTTGCCGTTCATAGGCAGGGAGTTCATGCCCACCATGCAGGAAGGCTCCCTCGTGATCCAGCCCATAAGGTTTCCCAGCGTCTCTCTCGAGGAATCGGTAGAGATAGAGAAACGGTTTCAGAAGGTATTGTTTTCCTTCCCCGAGGTAGATTCCGTGGTCTCCAGAATAGGGGCGGGAGGCATTGCCACCGATCCACAGGGCCCCGAGATATCCGACCCTATCATCACGCTTAAACCCCGTTCTCAATGGAAGACCGCAAAAACACAGGACGGGCTTATCGCGAAAATGAGGGAAAGGCTTGAGGGGTCCATGCCCGGGATGACTTTCAATTTCACTCAACCTATTGCCCTCAGGGTGGACGAACTGATTTCAGGGGTTAAATCCCAGCTTGCCATAAAGATATACGGCGACGACCTCGACGTTCTGAAGAAAAACGCAGAAGACATGGCCCGGATAATGTCCTCCATACAGGGGACGATGGACTTGAGGGTGGAGCAGGTTTCCGGGCAGCCCTATCTCCACATCGATTTTGACAGAAAGGCAACGGCCAGATTCGGGATCAATATTTCCGATGTTCAGGAGATCATAGAAACGGCGGTCCGTGGCGGCCAACCCACGGAATTGTTCGACGGCGACAAGAGGTTCGCCGTGAAGATCAGGTTTCCACAAGAAAATAGGGCTAACGCCGAATCTATAGGCACGCTCCTTGTGCCGGTCCAGGAGG
- a CDS encoding efflux RND transporter periplasmic adaptor subunit: MMMKFLFGRKKMIGLILAGVLTGSVLAITVLAWKGSPGREELTKNRGTAQEAKDPDVVSLPPEKLGASGIEVAKVLREPDNTPLMATAAIELNADKTSRVSSRVTGRIMRTTVSQGDRVKAGQPLAFIDTVELDQIWAEYRKNKGRYELARKNLKREEALFEQKVAPEKDMLKARQDLSEAEADLTFAKERFRLLGIDVGALRTTQNGDAGNRPLIPIVSSVGGVVIEKAVTQGEVVSPEKPLFVVADISTLWVLVDIYEIDMAKLKAGAVVNVSVNAFPHKVFRGKISYIGDVVGERTRTVKARVTIDNSEGSLKPGMFAAVSIDAETGAAASEVIAIPEEAILVDGSDRYVFVKVGEGLFKRKNVVLGRSLGKKVEAVTGLREGDVLVVKGTFPVKSEYKKQSLKVE, encoded by the coding sequence ATGATGATGAAGTTTTTGTTCGGACGCAAGAAAATGATCGGTCTTATTCTTGCGGGCGTTCTCACGGGGTCCGTATTGGCGATAACGGTCCTTGCATGGAAAGGCTCGCCGGGCCGCGAGGAACTCACCAAAAACAGGGGAACGGCTCAGGAAGCAAAAGATCCCGACGTTGTTTCTCTGCCACCCGAGAAGCTCGGGGCATCAGGCATAGAAGTGGCGAAGGTCTTAAGGGAACCGGACAACACGCCGCTCATGGCAACCGCTGCCATTGAGTTGAATGCAGACAAAACATCCAGGGTAAGCTCGAGGGTCACGGGGCGCATCATGCGGACCACCGTGTCCCAGGGGGACCGGGTGAAAGCCGGGCAACCCCTCGCCTTCATTGACACAGTAGAGCTCGACCAGATCTGGGCCGAATACAGAAAGAACAAAGGGAGGTACGAGCTTGCCCGGAAGAACCTCAAACGGGAGGAGGCCCTTTTTGAGCAAAAGGTTGCGCCCGAAAAGGACATGCTGAAGGCCCGCCAGGACCTGAGCGAGGCTGAAGCGGACCTGACCTTCGCAAAAGAAAGGTTCAGGCTTCTCGGTATTGACGTCGGTGCGCTCCGAACAACGCAAAACGGTGACGCAGGTAACCGACCTCTCATCCCCATCGTCTCGTCCGTCGGAGGAGTCGTCATAGAGAAGGCCGTAACACAGGGGGAAGTCGTGAGTCCCGAGAAGCCGCTTTTTGTGGTAGCGGACATCTCGACGCTCTGGGTCCTCGTGGATATCTATGAAATAGATATGGCAAAGCTCAAGGCGGGCGCCGTAGTCAACGTCTCGGTGAATGCTTTTCCCCATAAGGTGTTCCGGGGCAAGATTTCGTATATTGGTGATGTGGTGGGGGAACGGACGCGAACGGTTAAGGCCCGGGTGACCATAGATAATTCTGAAGGCTCGCTGAAGCCCGGCATGTTTGCCGCCGTGTCCATAGACGCCGAGACGGGCGCGGCAGCAAGTGAGGTGATCGCCATACCCGAGGAGGCCATTCTCGTAGATGGGTCGGACCGGTATGTTTTTGTGAAGGTCGGCGAGGGTCTATTCAAGAGGAAGAACGTGGTCCTGGGACGCTCCCTGGGTAAGAAAGTAGAGGCCGTAACTGGCTTACGCGAGGGTGATGTGCTCGTCGTAAAGGGTACTTTCCCCGTCAAGTCCGAGTATAAGAAACAATCGCTCAAGGTCGAGTAG
- a CDS encoding TolC family protein, with protein sequence MFLIVFMLFTMLGTGMAHALTLDQAVGTALKSNSELQALRYEEEVGKAQLQKARILLPANPIVGGTLSKKEKPSEVGAGKYTNYGVTLSQEFEVAGQRGIRVDIAHKNISRVVNQIRDRERLLIYEVREGFAKALSLKAKEELTKKVVNIQEELMNFTHIKYRAGSVSGLEVNLAEIELGKARRDLVSAEREVREALLSLQGAMGLKPDPGFSVEGTLSPDTYQLPEKRLLMERAAAVRPDLKASSREVEMSDRIVDLVGREAIPNVTFGGFQVRDEERYDRGVLMSVSIPLFDRKQAEKKGAETRARQARIRRSGLENRLDREIEDAYNNLVSSLNELTVFKKEIMGKSMETLNLLNFAFKEGKISFFEVRGAQRDTLEMQFAYLDTVLRAQTWVYAMERAAGGDI encoded by the coding sequence ATGTTTTTAATTGTATTTATGTTGTTTACCATGCTTGGTACAGGTATGGCCCACGCCCTTACCCTGGACCAGGCAGTCGGGACGGCGCTCAAGAGCAATTCGGAGCTCCAGGCCCTGAGATATGAGGAGGAAGTGGGGAAAGCGCAATTACAGAAGGCCCGCATCCTCCTTCCCGCCAACCCCATAGTGGGCGGCACCCTTTCGAAAAAGGAAAAGCCTTCGGAGGTTGGGGCGGGAAAATATACAAACTATGGCGTTACCCTCTCTCAGGAGTTTGAGGTGGCGGGCCAGAGGGGGATCAGGGTGGATATCGCCCACAAAAATATCTCAAGGGTGGTCAATCAGATCAGGGACAGAGAAAGACTGTTGATCTATGAGGTGCGGGAGGGCTTTGCCAAGGCTCTTTCGTTAAAGGCAAAAGAGGAGTTGACTAAGAAGGTCGTGAACATCCAAGAAGAGTTAATGAACTTTACCCACATAAAATACAGAGCAGGTAGTGTCTCGGGACTGGAAGTGAACCTTGCGGAAATTGAGCTGGGAAAAGCGAGGAGGGACCTGGTGTCTGCGGAAAGGGAGGTAAGGGAAGCGCTCCTTTCGCTCCAGGGTGCGATGGGGCTGAAACCCGACCCCGGATTTTCCGTTGAAGGCACGCTCTCTCCCGACACGTATCAGCTACCCGAGAAGCGTCTCCTTATGGAGCGGGCGGCGGCGGTCCGGCCCGACTTAAAGGCCTCCTCTCGAGAAGTGGAGATGTCGGACCGGATAGTTGATCTCGTCGGAAGAGAGGCTATACCCAATGTGACCTTCGGCGGATTTCAGGTCAGAGACGAAGAGAGGTACGACCGGGGAGTCCTCATGTCCGTCTCGATCCCCCTTTTTGACAGAAAGCAGGCGGAGAAGAAAGGGGCTGAGACGCGGGCCCGGCAGGCAAGGATAAGGCGTTCGGGACTCGAAAACAGACTCGACCGCGAGATAGAAGATGCGTACAACAACCTTGTCTCTTCTCTGAACGAACTGACCGTCTTTAAAAAGGAGATCATGGGCAAATCAATGGAAACCCTGAACCTTCTCAATTTTGCTTTCAAAGAAGGCAAGATCAGTTTTTTCGAGGTGCGAGGGGCGCAGAGAGATACGCTGGAGATGCAGTTCGCCTACCTCGACACCGTGTTACGGGCTCAGACTTGGGTCTATGCCATGGAGCGGGCCGCAGGAGGAGATATATGA
- a CDS encoding Tim44 domain-containing protein, with protein MLGSMLFSGRGFAGGGSGFGGGGGGGFGFGELILLVIIGGVIYFVVKRYRARKQMMTTAGVGGTAYANSYGFSSEPASEPYYVPQPNQEDPVSAGLRYISGSDPMFNEYRFKEMVEDSFFKIQSAWTKRDLDSVRYLFTPQMLNTFQEDVSRYQTNKQINRLENIAVRQVEIVDAVQEQGVENITVKFLASLLDYVVDETSNQVISGSPSDPVKFLEYWTFTRRTGERSWALGGITQEGDYR; from the coding sequence ATGCTCGGAAGTATGCTTTTTAGCGGCCGCGGTTTCGCCGGGGGCGGTTCCGGATTTGGTGGCGGCGGAGGCGGCGGATTCGGTTTTGGTGAACTCATACTTCTCGTTATTATCGGTGGCGTCATCTATTTTGTAGTAAAACGCTACAGGGCAAGAAAGCAGATGATGACGACCGCAGGGGTCGGAGGAACAGCATATGCCAACTCCTACGGCTTCAGCAGCGAACCTGCGTCTGAACCCTATTATGTGCCTCAGCCGAACCAGGAAGACCCTGTCTCCGCAGGACTCCGTTATATCAGCGGCTCAGACCCCATGTTCAATGAATACAGGTTCAAGGAAATGGTCGAAGATTCTTTCTTCAAGATCCAGAGCGCTTGGACAAAAAGGGATTTGGATAGCGTGAGATACCTGTTTACCCCTCAAATGCTCAATACCTTTCAGGAAGACGTGAGCAGATATCAAACAAATAAGCAGATCAACCGCCTTGAAAATATCGCTGTCCGGCAGGTTGAGATCGTCGATGCGGTCCAGGAGCAGGGCGTGGAGAATATTACCGTGAAATTCCTCGCAAGTCTTCTTGACTACGTGGTGGACGAGACAAGCAACCAGGTCATCTCCGGCAGCCCCTCGGATCCCGTGAAGTTTCTCGAATACTGGACCTTTACGAGAAGGACCGGGGAGCGAAGCTGGGCCCTTGGGGGAATTACACAAGAGGGTGATTACAGATAA
- a CDS encoding heavy metal sensor histidine kinase, with protein sequence MSLKNVLKKLTSKASLSSLKTLSITRRLTILYAVATLSLLATSAIFLDRILITDMASEDNRFLAAEVHNLRMLMAKHPHNINIWKEEVERGAQASALTYIRHYARIIDTDNTVAVEAPGMSRVVMCSSFPPPSASDVPPEEGVRVVGLDKSPLLLVAARVDLNTPVGGQKIIQIALDVSHEDAIIADYREKVAIVLFAGMILSTLIGFSIAHEGLRPLKAMRKAFKSIGPGRLHHRMGSREWPDEIAVLADAFDGMLERLENSFTALSRFSADLAHELRTPINNLRGEAEVTLFKARTTDEYRQVLESSLEEYGRLSRMIENLLFLAHAESPDTMLRQTRIHVGEVIEALLEFFDPIAEEKGIEVTASGDAEMEVDPTLFRHALSNILSNAFQYTPSGGKITVTVQTGDDGAIQVDIVDTGMGIEAEHLAQVFNRFFRTGRARAQHPQGTGLGFSIVKSIMDLHGGAVIVQSEPGMGTTVTLRFPQP encoded by the coding sequence ATGTCCTTGAAGAACGTTCTGAAGAAGCTGACCTCTAAAGCGAGTCTTTCTTCGCTCAAAACCCTCTCCATTACGAGAAGGCTCACGATTCTCTATGCCGTGGCTACGCTGTCTCTTTTGGCAACATCGGCCATTTTTCTCGATCGCATACTGATAACCGACATGGCAAGTGAGGACAACCGATTTCTCGCCGCGGAGGTTCATAACTTGCGCATGCTCATGGCAAAACATCCCCACAACATAAACATATGGAAAGAGGAAGTGGAAAGAGGTGCTCAGGCCTCCGCATTAACCTACATCAGGCACTATGCGAGGATCATCGATACGGACAATACGGTGGCAGTCGAGGCTCCAGGCATGAGCCGCGTTGTGATGTGTTCGTCTTTCCCGCCCCCTTCCGCCTCCGACGTGCCCCCGGAAGAGGGTGTGAGGGTAGTCGGGCTCGACAAAAGCCCTCTTCTGCTGGTGGCCGCACGGGTCGATCTGAACACCCCGGTCGGGGGACAAAAGATTATCCAAATAGCGCTCGATGTGTCGCACGAAGATGCGATTATCGCCGATTACAGGGAAAAAGTGGCCATCGTCCTCTTCGCGGGAATGATTTTGTCGACTCTCATTGGATTTTCCATAGCACACGAAGGGCTGCGTCCTCTGAAGGCCATGAGAAAGGCATTCAAAAGCATAGGTCCCGGGCGGCTCCATCACCGGATGGGATCGAGGGAATGGCCCGACGAGATCGCCGTCCTCGCAGACGCCTTCGACGGGATGCTTGAAAGACTTGAGAATTCTTTTACGGCCCTGTCACGATTTTCAGCCGACCTTGCCCATGAGTTGAGAACGCCCATTAATAATCTCAGGGGTGAGGCGGAGGTCACCCTGTTTAAGGCCCGGACGACGGATGAGTATCGCCAGGTTCTTGAATCGAGCCTGGAGGAATATGGTCGGCTTTCCCGCATGATAGAAAATCTCCTTTTCCTGGCCCACGCGGAAAGTCCAGATACAATGCTGCGACAAACCCGAATACACGTGGGTGAGGTGATAGAGGCCCTTCTGGAGTTCTTTGACCCTATTGCGGAAGAGAAGGGCATCGAGGTCACAGCCTCAGGGGATGCAGAAATGGAGGTAGACCCCACCTTGTTTCGACATGCTTTAAGCAATATCCTCTCAAATGCGTTTCAGTACACGCCGTCGGGAGGTAAAATTACGGTAACCGTGCAAACCGGCGATGACGGAGCAATCCAGGTGGACATAGTCGACACGGGAATGGGCATCGAAGCCGAACACCTCGCTCAGGTATTCAATCGATTTTTCAGGACGGGGCGGGCGCGTGCTCAACATCCTCAAGGCACGGGACTCGGCTTTTCTATCGTAAAATCGATCATGGATCTCCACGGAGGTGCGGTAATAGTGCAAAGCGAACCGGGCATGGGTACGACTGTCACATTAAGATTCCCACAACCGTAG
- a CDS encoding heavy metal response regulator transcription factor yields the protein MRALIVEDEKKTSQYLKKGLSEHGFVVDVAENGEDGLHLAVTGDYAIVILDIMLPGRDGWSVIRELRASGKQTPVLFLTARDSLQDRINGLELGGDDYLVKPFAFSELLARIRTILRRGPDRQSDTVRIADMEIDPVRHRVTRAGKRLDLSPKEFLILWLLARHAGEVVTRTFISEQVWDINFDSDTNVVDVAILRLRRKADDPFPVKLIHTVRGVGYVLEERSEEADL from the coding sequence ATGCGCGCGTTAATCGTGGAAGATGAGAAGAAGACCAGCCAGTACTTGAAGAAGGGTCTCTCGGAACACGGATTCGTGGTCGACGTGGCCGAGAACGGAGAAGATGGCCTCCATCTTGCCGTGACAGGTGATTACGCGATCGTTATCCTCGATATCATGCTCCCCGGCCGGGACGGCTGGTCGGTCATCCGCGAGCTTCGGGCGAGCGGGAAGCAGACGCCCGTGCTGTTCCTGACCGCGCGCGATTCCTTGCAGGACCGGATCAATGGCCTTGAGCTGGGCGGAGACGACTATCTTGTAAAACCCTTTGCCTTCTCGGAATTGCTCGCCCGCATTCGCACGATCCTTCGCCGGGGTCCCGACAGACAGTCGGATACGGTACGCATTGCGGACATGGAAATCGACCCTGTCAGACACAGAGTGACACGAGCGGGGAAACGTCTGGATCTTTCGCCGAAGGAGTTCCTTATCCTGTGGCTTCTCGCCCGACATGCCGGGGAAGTGGTAACCAGGACCTTCATATCAGAGCAGGTCTGGGACATCAACTTCGACAGCGATACCAATGTGGTGGATGTGGCTATCCTGAGGCTGCGAAGAAAGGCGGACGACCCCTTTCCAGTAAAACTGATCCATACGGTCCGGGGTGTGGGCTATGTCCTTGAAGAACGTTCTGAAGAAGCTGACCTCTAA
- a CDS encoding flagellar hook basal-body protein, with protein sequence MSKIASDALTGALKAQMKKMDIVTNNLANMSTPGYKAMRTVFHGFLADQMPHAGGDTDESLSDSAANTFIDFSQAPLLETGGMLNVAIEGPGLFVVSTPGGPMYTRNGQFSLDKEQRLVTGSGHPVMGQDGAIIAKGSTIRIETDGSILADHVPVGRLQVVDFKDRTQLYAVGAGLFSHGTKKIPAESVTKYSVRQGFIEISNVILTQEIIELITCVRTYQAYKKVDKLMDEADDRMFTISTIK encoded by the coding sequence ATGTCCAAGATTGCATCAGACGCTTTGACAGGGGCACTAAAAGCCCAAATGAAGAAGATGGATATTGTGACGAACAACCTGGCAAATATGTCAACGCCGGGCTACAAGGCGATGAGAACGGTATTTCATGGTTTCCTGGCCGATCAAATGCCGCATGCCGGAGGAGACACGGATGAATCCCTTTCTGACTCTGCCGCAAACACCTTTATCGATTTCTCTCAGGCCCCTTTACTGGAGACAGGTGGAATGCTGAACGTAGCGATAGAAGGGCCGGGACTTTTTGTCGTGTCCACGCCCGGCGGCCCCATGTACACACGAAATGGACAATTCTCCCTTGACAAAGAGCAGAGACTTGTCACGGGGAGCGGGCACCCGGTGATGGGCCAAGACGGTGCCATAATTGCGAAAGGCAGCACGATAAGGATCGAGACGGACGGGTCCATCCTCGCGGACCACGTTCCGGTCGGCAGGCTCCAGGTCGTCGACTTCAAGGACAGGACACAACTCTACGCCGTCGGTGCAGGTCTCTTCTCACACGGGACGAAGAAGATCCCGGCGGAGTCGGTGACAAAATACTCGGTAAGACAAGGGTTTATAGAGATTTCGAACGTAATTCTCACCCAGGAGATAATTGAGCTGATAACCTGCGTCCGCACATATCAAGCATACAAGAAGGTGGACAAATTAATGGACGAGGCGGATGACAGGATGTTTACCATAAGCACTATAAAATAA
- a CDS encoding radical SAM protein, with the protein MKILIVIPSQASVYGTKMRPAYPHYGALYVCAMLERDHHDVEYIDMDIDGMNIASLLDHVSESGPQVVGLSCVTPIAPEGFKIANAIKDRFKGIFTVMGGVHATIDPDNSVAVPGIDAVCIGEGEHTMRDLVDTLQRNGDLKGVHGIYFKKAGIVFKNPPRKVEQDLDNLPFPAFHLVKDPKKYSPPDAQKLPALPIITSRGCYGRCTYCCTKQILGQRFRMRSIKNVLEELDVFVDRYGAREAHFLDDNLSSNKKRFLELCNALKKRNYPLNFETSNGIRADSVDEEILNALRGISINNIGFGVESGDDDILKIIKKGITKDQVRRAMKLAKDLEFTTWGFFVIGFYGDTPKTIQRTLDFSLELDPDFAKYFILKPYPGSEIFEQLRNEGLIDSLDYSRYGLYTNPVHHLPDVSAHELIKWQKKAYRSFYLRPKKILNLLARIGSWTQFKLTVNGAGLVLSRMLRPS; encoded by the coding sequence ATGAAAATCCTAATTGTCATCCCCTCTCAGGCATCCGTTTACGGTACCAAAATGCGGCCTGCCTATCCCCACTATGGGGCGCTGTACGTATGCGCCATGCTGGAAAGAGACCATCACGATGTTGAATATATTGACATGGATATAGATGGGATGAATATTGCATCTCTGCTCGATCATGTCTCAGAATCCGGGCCCCAGGTCGTCGGTCTTTCGTGTGTCACGCCGATAGCCCCGGAAGGCTTCAAGATTGCCAATGCAATAAAAGACAGATTTAAAGGCATTTTTACGGTGATGGGCGGGGTACACGCGACGATCGATCCGGACAATTCAGTTGCCGTGCCGGGTATCGACGCGGTATGCATAGGAGAAGGAGAACACACCATGCGTGACCTTGTGGACACCCTTCAGCGAAATGGTGACCTGAAGGGTGTCCACGGCATATACTTTAAGAAGGCCGGCATAGTATTTAAGAATCCCCCTCGAAAAGTTGAACAAGATTTAGACAACCTCCCCTTTCCAGCCTTTCATTTGGTTAAGGATCCCAAGAAGTACTCTCCGCCGGACGCTCAAAAGCTTCCCGCCCTTCCCATCATAACATCGAGAGGATGCTATGGACGATGTACGTATTGTTGCACGAAACAAATACTCGGACAGCGTTTTAGGATGCGCTCGATCAAGAATGTTCTGGAGGAGTTGGATGTATTTGTGGACCGATATGGCGCGAGAGAAGCCCATTTCTTAGACGACAATCTTTCCAGTAACAAAAAACGGTTTCTCGAATTATGCAACGCGCTGAAAAAGCGCAACTATCCTCTCAACTTTGAGACATCGAATGGAATACGAGCTGATTCGGTTGACGAGGAAATATTGAACGCCCTTAGAGGAATCAGCATCAATAACATAGGGTTTGGGGTGGAGTCGGGAGATGATGACATTCTCAAAATAATTAAGAAAGGGATAACGAAGGATCAGGTTCGCAGGGCGATGAAGCTTGCAAAAGATCTTGAATTCACCACATGGGGCTTTTTTGTGATCGGATTCTACGGGGATACTCCAAAAACCATTCAAAGAACACTTGATTTTTCACTTGAGCTGGACCCCGACTTTGCGAAGTATTTCATATTGAAACCATACCCTGGTAGTGAAATATTTGAACAGCTTCGTAACGAAGGTTTAATTGATTCGCTGGATTATTCAAGATACGGACTCTATACTAATCCGGTTCATCACCTCCCGGATGTTTCCGCCCATGAATTGATAAAATGGCAGAAAAAGGCCTACAGGAGCTTCTATCTACGCCCGAAAAAGATTCTCAACCTGCTTGCTAGAATAGGATCCTGGACACAGTTCAAGCTTACCGTCAATGGGGCCGGATTGGTTCTCTCCAGGATGCTAAGACCGTCATAA